A window of the Gossypium hirsutum isolate 1008001.06 chromosome A05, Gossypium_hirsutum_v2.1, whole genome shotgun sequence genome harbors these coding sequences:
- the LOC107960003 gene encoding zonadhesin isoform X3 encodes MESQKTVMSQIGTPKARPTALKSRLANPQPESAARGNLALNQPALSPGLNSTGIRRPSSSGGPGSRPATPTGRPTLTGSKPTRSSTPTSRATLQSTKPSISASKPVAKPLTSSTKPTVSAAKAPSPATKPTVSARSSTPTRSTARSSTPTARSSIPSSKPASRAATPTRRPSTPSSTPSISAPPIKSSSSVTKPTPAASRNSVPSRGASPTVASRPWKPSEMPGFSLDAPPNLRTTLPDRPLSATRGRPGAPSARSSSVEPGAIGRPRRQSCSPSRGCLPNGAMLHLSGGSVPAVSRGYSKASDNVSPVVIGTKMVERVINMRKLAPPKQDDKNSPQGNSSGKSASPDSSGFGRTLSKKSLDMAIRHMDIRRSIPGNLRPLMTNIPASSMYSVRSGHTRSRTISVLDSPLATSSNGSSELSMNNNGHCFDGSEVEDDIGSERVGRSPSRVHAR; translated from the exons ATGGAGTCACAGAAGACTGTAATGAGTCAGATTGGTACTCCCAAGGCTCGTCCAACTGCCCTGAAATCTaga CTAGCAAATCCCCAGCCTGAGTCTGCTGCTAGAGGCAACTTAGCACTGAATCAACCAGCTCTATCACCTGGATTGAATTCTACAGGGATTCGGAGGCCATCATCATCAGGGGGTCCAGGTTCAAGACCTGCAACACCCACTGGACGACCTACATTGACTGGATCTAAACCTACGAGATCATCAACACCAACATCTCGGGCCACGTTACAGTCGACTAAACCCTCTATTTCTGCATCCAAGCCTGTAGCAAAACCTTTAACTTCGTCAACTAAACCCACAGTTTCTGCAGCCAAGGCTCCATCTCCTGCAACTAAGCCCACAGTTTCTGCAAGATCCTCCACACCAACGAGGTCCACAGCTAGGTCTTCTACACCAACTGCAAGATCTTCTATACCTTCATCCAAACCTGCATCAAGAGCAGCTACACCAACTCGTCGACCATCAACTCCATCAAGTACTCCTAGTATATCAGCCCCTCCAATTAAATCATCTTCTTCAGTTACAAAGCCAACTCCTGCAGCATCCAGAAATTCTGTACCATCACGTGGTGCCTCACCGACTGTAGCATCTAGACCATGGAAGCCTTCTGAAATGCCTGGTTTCTCACTTGATGCTCCACCAAATTTAAGAACAACACTCCCTGATAGACCACTTTCGGCCACCAGAGGTAGGCCTGGAGCGCCAAGTGCTCGATCTTCTTCTGTTGAACCAGGTGCCATTGGTAGACCGAGACGACAGTCATGCTCTCCTTCAAGAGGATGCCTCCCTAATGGTGCGATGCTGCATTTAAGTGGTGGCTCTGTTCCTGCAGTAAGTCGTGGCTATTCCAAAGCTAGTGACAATGTGAGTCCTGTTGTTATTGGAACAAAAATGGTTGAGAGAGTGATAAACATGCGGAAATTGGCACCACCCAAGCAAGATGATAAAAATTCTCCTCAGGGTAACTCCTCTGGGAAGTCTGCTTCACCAGACAGTTCAGGCTTTGGAAGAACACTTTCAAAGAAATCACTGGATATGGCTATAAGGCATATG GATATAAGGCGAAGCATTCCTGGAAATTTACGGCCGTTGATGACAAATATTCCAGCATCATCTATGTACAGTGTGCGATCAGGTCATACACGAAGCAGAACAATTAGTGTCTTGGATTCCCCTCTTGCTACAAGCAGTAATGGTAGTTCAGAGCTTAGTATGAATAATAATGGCCATTGTTTTGATGGGAGCGAAGTAGAAGATGATATCGGCAGCGAGAGAGTTGGTCGATCCCCTAGCCGTGTCCATGCCAGGTGA
- the LOC107960003 gene encoding zonadhesin isoform X2, which produces MNRSFRAQQETAMQAAVLKQRQQLRASMMKEKEEELALFLEMRKREKEQSDLLLNHSYEDFDAPLASTTTPPRKAAAAADDFLNSDGDKNDYDWLLTPPGTPLFPSLEMESQKTVMSQIGTPKARPTALKSRLANPQPESAARGNLALNQPALSPGLNSTGIRRPSSSGGPGSRPATPTGRPTLTGSKPTRSSTPTSRATLQSTKPSISASKPVAKPLTSSTKPTVSAAKAPSPATKPTVSARSSTPTRSTARSSTPTARSSIPSSKPASRAATPTRRPSTPSSTPSISAPPIKSSSSVTKPTPAASRNSVPSRGASPTVASRPWKPSEMPGFSLDAPPNLRTTLPDRPLSATRGRPGAPSARSSSVEPGAIGRPRRQSCSPSRGCLPNGAMLHLSGGSVPAVSRGYSKASDNVSPVVIGTKMVERVINMRKLAPPKQDDKNSPQGNSSGKSASPDSSGFGRTLSKKSLDMAIRHMDIRRSIPGNLRPLMTNIPASSMYSVRSGHTRSRTISVLDSPLATSSNGSSELSMNNNGHCFDGSEVEDDIGSERVGRSPSRVHAR; this is translated from the exons ATGAATCGGAGCTTTAGGGCTCAGCAAGAAACGGCAATGCAAGCGGCGGTGTTGAAACAACGGCAACAATTAAGAGCTTCGATGAtgaaagagaaagaagaagagcTTGCATTGTTTCTCGAGATGCGAAAACGTGAGAAAGAACAGAGTGATCTTCTTCTTAATCACTCCTATGAGGACTTCGACGCTCCATTAG CATCAACAACGACTCCGCCGAGAAAAGCGGCTGCCGCTGCCGATGATTTTCTTAATTCTGATGGTGATAAAAATGATTATGACTG GCTTTTAACACCTCCTGGTACTCCTCTTTTTCCTTCCTTGGAGATGGAGTCACAGAAGACTGTAATGAGTCAGATTGGTACTCCCAAGGCTCGTCCAACTGCCCTGAAATCTaga CTAGCAAATCCCCAGCCTGAGTCTGCTGCTAGAGGCAACTTAGCACTGAATCAACCAGCTCTATCACCTGGATTGAATTCTACAGGGATTCGGAGGCCATCATCATCAGGGGGTCCAGGTTCAAGACCTGCAACACCCACTGGACGACCTACATTGACTGGATCTAAACCTACGAGATCATCAACACCAACATCTCGGGCCACGTTACAGTCGACTAAACCCTCTATTTCTGCATCCAAGCCTGTAGCAAAACCTTTAACTTCGTCAACTAAACCCACAGTTTCTGCAGCCAAGGCTCCATCTCCTGCAACTAAGCCCACAGTTTCTGCAAGATCCTCCACACCAACGAGGTCCACAGCTAGGTCTTCTACACCAACTGCAAGATCTTCTATACCTTCATCCAAACCTGCATCAAGAGCAGCTACACCAACTCGTCGACCATCAACTCCATCAAGTACTCCTAGTATATCAGCCCCTCCAATTAAATCATCTTCTTCAGTTACAAAGCCAACTCCTGCAGCATCCAGAAATTCTGTACCATCACGTGGTGCCTCACCGACTGTAGCATCTAGACCATGGAAGCCTTCTGAAATGCCTGGTTTCTCACTTGATGCTCCACCAAATTTAAGAACAACACTCCCTGATAGACCACTTTCGGCCACCAGAGGTAGGCCTGGAGCGCCAAGTGCTCGATCTTCTTCTGTTGAACCAGGTGCCATTGGTAGACCGAGACGACAGTCATGCTCTCCTTCAAGAGGATGCCTCCCTAATGGTGCGATGCTGCATTTAAGTGGTGGCTCTGTTCCTGCAGTAAGTCGTGGCTATTCCAAAGCTAGTGACAATGTGAGTCCTGTTGTTATTGGAACAAAAATGGTTGAGAGAGTGATAAACATGCGGAAATTGGCACCACCCAAGCAAGATGATAAAAATTCTCCTCAGGGTAACTCCTCTGGGAAGTCTGCTTCACCAGACAGTTCAGGCTTTGGAAGAACACTTTCAAAGAAATCACTGGATATGGCTATAAGGCATATG GATATAAGGCGAAGCATTCCTGGAAATTTACGGCCGTTGATGACAAATATTCCAGCATCATCTATGTACAGTGTGCGATCAGGTCATACACGAAGCAGAACAATTAGTGTCTTGGATTCCCCTCTTGCTACAAGCAGTAATGGTAGTTCAGAGCTTAGTATGAATAATAATGGCCATTGTTTTGATGGGAGCGAAGTAGAAGATGATATCGGCAGCGAGAGAGTTGGTCGATCCCCTAGCCGTGTCCATGCCAGGTGA
- the LOC107960003 gene encoding uncharacterized protein DKFZp434B061 isoform X1, with translation MNRSFRAQQETAMQAAVLKQRQQLRASMMKEKEEELALFLEMRKREKEQSDLLLNHSYEDFDAPLGSKPGTSPIFNLSASTTTPPRKAAAAADDFLNSDGDKNDYDWLLTPPGTPLFPSLEMESQKTVMSQIGTPKARPTALKSRLANPQPESAARGNLALNQPALSPGLNSTGIRRPSSSGGPGSRPATPTGRPTLTGSKPTRSSTPTSRATLQSTKPSISASKPVAKPLTSSTKPTVSAAKAPSPATKPTVSARSSTPTRSTARSSTPTARSSIPSSKPASRAATPTRRPSTPSSTPSISAPPIKSSSSVTKPTPAASRNSVPSRGASPTVASRPWKPSEMPGFSLDAPPNLRTTLPDRPLSATRGRPGAPSARSSSVEPGAIGRPRRQSCSPSRGCLPNGAMLHLSGGSVPAVSRGYSKASDNVSPVVIGTKMVERVINMRKLAPPKQDDKNSPQGNSSGKSASPDSSGFGRTLSKKSLDMAIRHMDIRRSIPGNLRPLMTNIPASSMYSVRSGHTRSRTISVLDSPLATSSNGSSELSMNNNGHCFDGSEVEDDIGSERVGRSPSRVHAR, from the exons ATGAATCGGAGCTTTAGGGCTCAGCAAGAAACGGCAATGCAAGCGGCGGTGTTGAAACAACGGCAACAATTAAGAGCTTCGATGAtgaaagagaaagaagaagagcTTGCATTGTTTCTCGAGATGCGAAAACGTGAGAAAGAACAGAGTGATCTTCTTCTTAATCACTCCTATGAGGACTTCGACGCTCCATTAG GATCTAAACCTGGAACTTCACCGATATTTAATCTTTCAGCATCAACAACGACTCCGCCGAGAAAAGCGGCTGCCGCTGCCGATGATTTTCTTAATTCTGATGGTGATAAAAATGATTATGACTG GCTTTTAACACCTCCTGGTACTCCTCTTTTTCCTTCCTTGGAGATGGAGTCACAGAAGACTGTAATGAGTCAGATTGGTACTCCCAAGGCTCGTCCAACTGCCCTGAAATCTaga CTAGCAAATCCCCAGCCTGAGTCTGCTGCTAGAGGCAACTTAGCACTGAATCAACCAGCTCTATCACCTGGATTGAATTCTACAGGGATTCGGAGGCCATCATCATCAGGGGGTCCAGGTTCAAGACCTGCAACACCCACTGGACGACCTACATTGACTGGATCTAAACCTACGAGATCATCAACACCAACATCTCGGGCCACGTTACAGTCGACTAAACCCTCTATTTCTGCATCCAAGCCTGTAGCAAAACCTTTAACTTCGTCAACTAAACCCACAGTTTCTGCAGCCAAGGCTCCATCTCCTGCAACTAAGCCCACAGTTTCTGCAAGATCCTCCACACCAACGAGGTCCACAGCTAGGTCTTCTACACCAACTGCAAGATCTTCTATACCTTCATCCAAACCTGCATCAAGAGCAGCTACACCAACTCGTCGACCATCAACTCCATCAAGTACTCCTAGTATATCAGCCCCTCCAATTAAATCATCTTCTTCAGTTACAAAGCCAACTCCTGCAGCATCCAGAAATTCTGTACCATCACGTGGTGCCTCACCGACTGTAGCATCTAGACCATGGAAGCCTTCTGAAATGCCTGGTTTCTCACTTGATGCTCCACCAAATTTAAGAACAACACTCCCTGATAGACCACTTTCGGCCACCAGAGGTAGGCCTGGAGCGCCAAGTGCTCGATCTTCTTCTGTTGAACCAGGTGCCATTGGTAGACCGAGACGACAGTCATGCTCTCCTTCAAGAGGATGCCTCCCTAATGGTGCGATGCTGCATTTAAGTGGTGGCTCTGTTCCTGCAGTAAGTCGTGGCTATTCCAAAGCTAGTGACAATGTGAGTCCTGTTGTTATTGGAACAAAAATGGTTGAGAGAGTGATAAACATGCGGAAATTGGCACCACCCAAGCAAGATGATAAAAATTCTCCTCAGGGTAACTCCTCTGGGAAGTCTGCTTCACCAGACAGTTCAGGCTTTGGAAGAACACTTTCAAAGAAATCACTGGATATGGCTATAAGGCATATG GATATAAGGCGAAGCATTCCTGGAAATTTACGGCCGTTGATGACAAATATTCCAGCATCATCTATGTACAGTGTGCGATCAGGTCATACACGAAGCAGAACAATTAGTGTCTTGGATTCCCCTCTTGCTACAAGCAGTAATGGTAGTTCAGAGCTTAGTATGAATAATAATGGCCATTGTTTTGATGGGAGCGAAGTAGAAGATGATATCGGCAGCGAGAGAGTTGGTCGATCCCCTAGCCGTGTCCATGCCAGGTGA